The DNA segment GCGTATTACATATTTTAGGAGCTATTGTACTTTTCACCTTACCTATGGTGACCAATCCATCTGTTTTCTTTTGGGTGATTCTTCTGAACATGATTTTCTACATGCCTACCCTTTCCTTATCCATCACGGTAGCTTATTCTGCGCTAAAAAGCAGCAATAAAGATGTAGTGAAAGACTATCCACCTATCCGCATCTGGGGAACAATAGGTTTTATTGCCGCGCTATGGGTGGTAAGTCTTACCGGAAATGAAGCCTCTTCCAATCAGTTTTATATTGCATCAGCAGTTTCTCTTGCATTAGGTTTATATGCATTTACGCTTCCAAAATGCCCTCCTTTGGCCAGTAAGATCGCTACAAAATCCTTCGTTGATGCGTTAGGTCTAAAGGCATTCACACTTTTCAAACAAAGAAAATTTGCAGTTTTTTTCTTTTTTTCCATGTTTTTGGGTGCAGCATTACAGCTGACCAATGCCTATGGTGATACTTTTCTTCATGATTTCAAAAATGTACCTGCCTATCAGGATCTTCTTGCCGTAAAATATCCGGCAGTCATCATGTCCATCTCTCAAATCTCAGAGACCTTGTTTATCCTCGCCATCCCCTTTTTCCTGCGGAAATTTGGGATCAAATACGTGATGCTGTTCAGTATGATTGCCTGGGTATTGCGCTTTGGTCTTTTTGCCTTTGCTGACCCGGCTGGTGGTTTATGGATGATCATTTTATCTTGTATTATCTATGGAATGGCTTTCGATTTCTTCAATATCTCTGGTTCCCTGTTTGTGGAAACGCAGATAGATGAAACGATCAGAGGTAGCGCCCAGGGTTTATTTATGATGATGGTAAATGGTTTCGGAGCGCTTTTCGGAAGTTTTGCAAGTGGATATATCATACAACACTTCTTCACCAATGCAGATCAAAGTAAAGACTGGCATCACATCTGGCTTACTTTCGCTGCCTATACCCTGGTTTTAGCCGTTGTATTCCCTTTTATTTTCAAATACAAGCATAACAAGGCAGAAGCAAAAGCCATTGAGGCGATGAACCACTAAACGCTTTTAAAACTCTCTATATATGTCAGGTAGATACCGTAAAGAAAAAAACTGTTTAAATTGCAATCATACTGTTGAAGACCATTTCTGTTCGCATTGCGGACAGGAAAACATCATCGTTGAAGAAGATGCTTTGCACATGATCGTTCATGCCACAGCTGATTATTTCCATTTTGAGTCGAAATTCTTCGGCACAATAAAACCCCTTCTGGTAAAACCGGGATGGCTTACACAACAATATGTGGATGGTAAAAGGGTAAAGTTCATCCATCCTATCCGTCTATATATTTTTGTGAGTATCGTCTTCTTCCTGGCGATCCTTAGCGGTGGTCACAAAGCAAAAAAGCAGGTGGAGATTGCTCCGGAAACAAAGGAAGAAACACTGAGAAAAGACAGTCTTCAAAAAGATGGCCTTACGAGACTTAAAGAAGGGCTTTCCAGCGTCCCGGTTCCCGGAGCATTGAAAGACAGCATCATTAGTGACATTAATAAAAACGCAAAAGAACGTAAGAAGGGTCAAAAATCCGAACCGGTATATTTCGAGCTGGACAGTGTATTACGGGGAAAATTTAACACAGTAGAGGACTATGATAAGCACCAAAAGAGCCTGCCGAAATCAGAGCAGGACAATTTCATTGAAAATTATATCGCTAAAAAAAATATAGATCTTAAAGATTATCCCGGCGATGTAGGGAAAAAGATGCTTGAGGATTTTCTTCATAATCTCCCAAAGATGATGTTCCTCCTGCTCCCTTTATTTGCATTTCTTTTAAAGCTGGTATATATCCGTAAAAAGAAATACTATTACGAACATCTGATCTTTTCTTTTCACCTCCATTCGGCATTATTTCTAAGTATATTGGTAACGATACTTCTTTGCTGGCTCTCAGGTTTCGTTTATAATGTAACCGGTTTTCTGCGGGGAGTATGTTTCTTTTACATTGTTTGGTACATCTACCGCTCTTTAAGAACCTTTTATAACAGTAGCCGATGGATCACTGTTTTTAAGATCTTCTTCCTTTTGTTTGGCTATACCATTTTGGTTTCCATCACTTTTCTTATTGGAATTGCTTTGTCTGTAGTGATGATGTAGGAAGATAAAAATATTGGTTATAAAAAAACCGCTGACCATATGGTCAGCGGTTTTTTTATAACCTTAATTATAGATTATCTTTTGCTGATGTCCGTAAAATCTCTGTTGGTATGACCTACATACACCTGACGTGGGCGACCAATAGGTTCTTTGTTCTCATGCATTTCTTTCCATTGTGCAATCCATCCTGGCAGGCGGCCCAGGGCAAACAATACCGTGAACATGTCTGTAGGGAAACCTAAAGCTCTGTAAATGATTCCTGAGTAAAAATCTACGTTAGGATACAATTTACGTTCTACGAAGTAAGGATCGTTTAATGCAGCTTCTTCCAGTTTTTTCGCAATTTCCAGAACAGGATCATTGATGCCTAATTTCTCCAGGATCTCATCACAAGCTTTCTTGATGATTTTTGCTCTTGGATCAAAGTTTTTATAAACACGGTGACCAAAGCCCATCATACGGAAAGGATCGTTTTTATCTTTTGCTTTGTTGATCCATTTTTCTGTATCTCCACCATCTTCCTTAATGCGTTCCAGCATTTCGATTACTGCCTGGTTTGCACCACCATGAAGCGGGCCCCAAAGTGCAGCGATTCCTGCAGATACTGAAGCGTAAAGATTACAGTCTGAAGAACCGACCATTCTTACCGTTGAAGCAGAACAGTTCTGCTCATGATCAGCATGAAGGATCAGTAAAGTATTCATTGCTTTCACTACTACCGGATCAATTTCCACTTCTTCGGTACGCTGACCAAAGATCATGTTTAAGAAATTGCTAACGTAGTCGTATTTATTTTTTGGATAGATCAGTGGATGACCTAAAGATTTTTTATAAATGAAAGATACAATAGTCGGGAATTTCGCCAATAGTTTGATCATGGTCAGGTCCATGGTCTCCGGATCAGAATTTGCATTTAAAGATTCCGGATAGAATGTAGACAATGAGCAGACCAAAGAAGCCAGTTGCGCCATTGGATGAGATTTAGAAGGATATCCATCCAAAAACTTTTTCATGTCTTCATGAATCAGTGTATGACGACTGATCGAAGCCTGAAAATCATCCAGTTGTTCTTGTTTAGGTAAATCGCCATATATAAGCAGGTAAGCAACTTCCAGAAAAGTTGATTTTTCTGCAAGTACTTCGATTGGGTAACCGCGGTATTTTAAAACTCCTTTTTCACCATCTAAAAAGGTAATTGCACTTTTCGTGGACCCCGTATTTTTGTAACCAAGGTCTAGTGTAATGTGACCTGTTAAATCTCTAAGCTTTGAAATATCTATAGACTTCTCCCCTTCGGTACCTGTAATAACGGGAAATTCATAGACTTTTCCGTCAATCTTAATTTCTGCAATATCTGACATATATATATCTTAAATTTATAATAAACAAAACTAACTAATCCATTTTGATTAGCCTTTAATCAGCTATAACAAAGCTGTTAAATAATTATTAAATGTGAGTCAAATCCAAGTAAGAATCCGAGATTCTATTTGGCAGGTTTTAGCTCTTCGAGAACCGCACCACACTCCATCATCTCATCACCATAATATGGATTCTGGATTTTCTTTTCTGAAGCCAGCCAATCGCCTCCATCCCCGTTATTTGCCATTGGGCAATGCTGAACGTAAATGGCTCCTTTTTCAATGTCTGCATGTTTAAACATCGCAATCAAATCGGAACTAAGGGCAGTAAAATCTTTTCTTTGGGCAGCAAGATCTTTGGCGGTGGCAATTTTTCCTGCAGTAACGGCAGTATTTTCACATCCTTTATAGCCGGCCAGACTGGTTTTAAGCGCGGATGCTGTTTTTTGGGCATCTTCAAATTTTGAGCTGACCAGCGCATTCTTTAAAGAGATATAGCCATTGTAAATGGACTGTACACTGGCGTCTTTGAGCTGAACACTAACCGTCGCCGTTTCGGCTTCTTTGCTTTTTGCAGTGCTATCTGCACTTAAAGCCACTTTTTGATTAGTGTTTGTACAGGATGTAGCAATCATAATTGCTGCTACAGCGAGGTATCTTTTCATATAAGTGTATTAGTTTTTATGAATAACAGATCTATGATATTCTGTTTTTTGGTTAAATTACCATTTTAAATTTAAATAAATAAAAAAGCCCCCGAAAAAATCGGAGGCTTAGTGTAATTAAGTCTTTTCCAGACCTATAATTTAAAGCCATAGGCCAGACGTAATGCTACCTGACCTGTGTTCAAGCCGTCTTTAGGCAAACCTTCGTACTTTACACCTAGGTCCAGACCATTACTCCAGGCGTAGCCAATAGCAGGAGAATAAAGGAAAGATGTGCCCGAGTTTTTAGTCACCCCAAAAGCTGCACCAACCTCAGCCATCCCATAAAGGCCTGATCCGCTAGGGTCAAAAAATACCTTTACACCACCTTTCAATGGAATATATCCGTAATCAGGGATATCTATATTGTTAATTGTTTTGCCAATAAAGTGGGTATAACCTGTCGTTACAGGAATAGACACTTGTTTGGAAACGTCAAATTGCACTCTCGCATCGGCGCCAATTGCGAAACTATAACCGTCACTGGTTGGAACACCTAAATTAACACCTACACCAAGTTTTTGCGCATTAACATCCGTACTTAAAAATAAGGCTACTGCAGCTACTGCTGAAGCCATAAAGGTTGTAGACTTTTTCATACCATGATCTTTACAAAATGCATGCCACGGACTCATTTATGCTATTTAACTGGCCTTCCAGTGGATATACGCCTCCATCACCTGCTTAAATAACCGATCGGAATCCTGATCGGTATCAAACCAGTGAATGGCTACCCCATCCTTTTCCATTTTTCTAAAAAAGGTCATTTGACGTTTTGCAAATTGACATATCGCTGTTCCGAGCTGCAGTTTTAATTCCTCATTATCCAGGTAGCCAGACAGATAAGCGACAATAAACTTATATTCCAGTCCGTAAAAAGTAAGCACTTCTGGGTTTACCCCTTTTTCAATCAATCCTTTTACTTCCTCAATCATCCCTTCTTCCAGTCTGGCCTCCATTCTGCGAAGGATTTTCTTCCTGCGCAAGGTCACATCGGAAGTCAGCCCTACTACAAATGGCCTGATCAAAGGTCGCTTTACAGTAATCAGGTCATGATGACTTAAATATTCGGCAATCTCTATGGCACGGATCAGTCTCTTGAAGGAAGACAGGTCCGCATGTTGAGTCAGCGCCGGAGGATAGCTTTTCAGTATGATCCTTAAACCCTCAATATCCTTTAGTCTTAAACCTTCTCTGAGTGCTTCGTTTACAGGAATGGCCGTATACTCATGATCCTGAAAGATACTGTGCATATACATCCCTGTTCCACCACAAAGGATAGGCAGTACTTTTCTGGTGTTCAGATCTTCAAACACACGGTAAAAATCTTCTTTGAACTCATTTACGTTGTATTTCCCTCCAGCTTCCCGGATATTGATCAGATGATAAGGAATCTGTTGGCCATTCCGCTCATATTCCTTCAGGTCTTTTCCCGTACCAATGTCCATATCTTTAAACACCTGCCTGCTATCGGCACTGATCAGTTCTCCCTGAAGCGCCTCAGCCAACCGTACTGCAAGTTTCGTTTTTCCGGAAGCCGTAGGGCCTAATACGACCAATAGTGGGTATTCCTGCTCCATTTACAAGTATAATATGTATTTTAAATTTCCGGTGTTAAAAACCGGTATATAATCATTTTCCAGAAGGAATAGTTCTTGCTCCTCTTTTTTCAGATCCTTCATCCCGGCCTGAAGCGCTACCGGTAGCCGATGCGTAAAACTCCTTTTATGCGCTGTTCGGTTTAACCAGATGGCGACGGCCGGAGATTCTGCCACAAGTTTAAAGCCCGACAAATCGTAGGCATTGCCTAAAGACCAGTCTTTATCGGCATAACTCATCAGGTCGTTTGGCTTCACCAGGTTAATAAAGTGTTTTAGCAATTTACTGAAACCGCCGGTAACTGTAAAACCAATGAGGCTCGCAAAACGGATCAGCTCATAAGACCGATAATCCGGGGCAATCCTGTTCATCGGTCTTCCGCCACTGAATAAAGCCACAGCGACCATCTGACCTTCTATATGCAATGCGAATTTATATTTAGCTTTTGCGGAGGCTTGTAAATGGTTCTCTTTGAGAAAAGCATCGGCCTCTGCCTGATTGATCACAAGCACCTTTGCTTTACGCCCATGAAGTGTTTTATTCAATCCGAGAATGGAACCAATCCTACCCAATACCTGATTTCTTCTGGTTTTCCAGATGTCTTCCCATAAATGAACGAGGTAAATGTTTTTCGTTTGATAGTCCGCTTGAAGAGCGACCAATTTTTCAGGATCAATGTCCCGCTGTAAAGAAACCATGTTGACTGCAACCTGCCCCTTATCCAGCAAGACCAGCGTTTGCCGTCCGTCTTCTTTAAAGGCAATGCCTTTTTCCTGTAATGCGGCAATGAAATCCAATTGCCAATCTGCTGTTATGCTACCCAATCCTTTTCCTTATATAACTTATACCCTTCTGCCAATGCACTTTCTATCATCGACAAAAGTTCTTCATCCAGCTCTTTGATATGAAAGCAAGACTTTCCTTTTAACAATTTTAACAACTTCGGATTAAAAACGGTCTTCATCTCCGGCTCGGCATAAACCGGCATATAATAAAATCCAACATGGTTCTTTTGAATGACCACGCTGGCAAAAAACACTTCTGTTCTTTTACGGCCTTCGATCACTACATTTTTATCACTCCACAACTCGTATACGGTTTCGCTATTCACGCGGTTGCTGAATCCTAAAGTTGCATAAGGCTGTAATGTCGCCCTGATTGTTTGAAATATTTCTACAAAATCCGTTTTCATGAGCATAAGGTTTATTTGAATAACAGGTTTTCCCAGATATTGTTTAGCACGCTGCAACAGAAAAAATAAAATCAGGGTCTCCTGAAGCAATGGGTAAAAATACAGAAAATAAGGGAAAGATGAAGATCGTCCAACTCCTGTCCGGTTCTCCTTCGGTCCTTGTTCGACCATCACAGTTAACTGGAACGTCCCATGGACGTATCAGGAACGTACCAGGAACGTCTTTTGAAACGAAAAGATGTTCCTGGTACGTTTCCGGGAGATCTTTAGGAGGTCCCGGTTAACTGTTATATACCTGGGAAGACAGTAGGAGAACAGGTTAATCAAGATACCATTTACTGGATGGATAGGATTGACCTAAGATTAAAGGCTCTCCCAGCATGGGTGTAGTTAGCTGAAACCCTTCTTCTTCGGCCTTTTTAACCGCCCTGATGATGGGCTCATTCCAATCGTGCGTCGCGAGTGTAAATTTACCCCAATGTACCGGAAGCAAAACTTTTGCTTTCAAATCTATGGCCGCCTGAACCGTTTGTTCCGGAAACATGTGAATAAGTGGCCAATTCACATTGTACTGCCCACATTCCAGGATGGCAAGATCAAAAGGACCATACTGTTCCCCGTCGGCTTTGAAATGGCTGTCGTAACCGGAATCGCCACCCAGGTATAATTTATGTTGAGGGGTCTGAAGGATGAAAGCAGACCAGAGCGATTGGTTTCGTTTAAATTTCCTTCCTGAAAAATGACGGGCCGTTCTGGCCAGAAATTTCAGTCCGCCAATTTCCTTCTCTTCGCCCC comes from the Pedobacter sp. FW305-3-2-15-E-R2A2 genome and includes:
- a CDS encoding nucleoside permease, producing MNVKFRLTVMNFLQFFIWGSWLITIGVYWFQNKNWSGAEFGAIFSTMGISSIFMPALTGIISDRFVNAEKLYGVLHILGAIVLFTLPMVTNPSVFFWVILLNMIFYMPTLSLSITVAYSALKSSNKDVVKDYPPIRIWGTIGFIAALWVVSLTGNEASSNQFYIASAVSLALGLYAFTLPKCPPLASKIATKSFVDALGLKAFTLFKQRKFAVFFFFSMFLGAALQLTNAYGDTFLHDFKNVPAYQDLLAVKYPAVIMSISQISETLFILAIPFFLRKFGIKYVMLFSMIAWVLRFGLFAFADPAGGLWMIILSCIIYGMAFDFFNISGSLFVETQIDETIRGSAQGLFMMMVNGFGALFGSFASGYIIQHFFTNADQSKDWHHIWLTFAAYTLVLAVVFPFIFKYKHNKAEAKAIEAMNH
- a CDS encoding DUF3667 domain-containing protein, encoding MSGRYRKEKNCLNCNHTVEDHFCSHCGQENIIVEEDALHMIVHATADYFHFESKFFGTIKPLLVKPGWLTQQYVDGKRVKFIHPIRLYIFVSIVFFLAILSGGHKAKKQVEIAPETKEETLRKDSLQKDGLTRLKEGLSSVPVPGALKDSIISDINKNAKERKKGQKSEPVYFELDSVLRGKFNTVEDYDKHQKSLPKSEQDNFIENYIAKKNIDLKDYPGDVGKKMLEDFLHNLPKMMFLLLPLFAFLLKLVYIRKKKYYYEHLIFSFHLHSALFLSILVTILLCWLSGFVYNVTGFLRGVCFFYIVWYIYRSLRTFYNSSRWITVFKIFFLLFGYTILVSITFLIGIALSVVMM
- a CDS encoding citrate synthase gives rise to the protein MSDIAEIKIDGKVYEFPVITGTEGEKSIDISKLRDLTGHITLDLGYKNTGSTKSAITFLDGEKGVLKYRGYPIEVLAEKSTFLEVAYLLIYGDLPKQEQLDDFQASISRHTLIHEDMKKFLDGYPSKSHPMAQLASLVCSLSTFYPESLNANSDPETMDLTMIKLLAKFPTIVSFIYKKSLGHPLIYPKNKYDYVSNFLNMIFGQRTEEVEIDPVVVKAMNTLLILHADHEQNCSASTVRMVGSSDCNLYASVSAGIAALWGPLHGGANQAVIEMLERIKEDGGDTEKWINKAKDKNDPFRMMGFGHRVYKNFDPRAKIIKKACDEILEKLGINDPVLEIAKKLEEAALNDPYFVERKLYPNVDFYSGIIYRALGFPTDMFTVLFALGRLPGWIAQWKEMHENKEPIGRPRQVYVGHTNRDFTDISKR
- a CDS encoding DUF3347 domain-containing protein, which codes for MKRYLAVAAIMIATSCTNTNQKVALSADSTAKSKEAETATVSVQLKDASVQSIYNGYISLKNALVSSKFEDAQKTASALKTSLAGYKGCENTAVTAGKIATAKDLAAQRKDFTALSSDLIAMFKHADIEKGAIYVQHCPMANNGDGGDWLASEKKIQNPYYGDEMMECGAVLEELKPAK
- the miaA gene encoding tRNA (adenosine(37)-N6)-dimethylallyltransferase MiaA — translated: MEQEYPLLVVLGPTASGKTKLAVRLAEALQGELISADSRQVFKDMDIGTGKDLKEYERNGQQIPYHLINIREAGGKYNVNEFKEDFYRVFEDLNTRKVLPILCGGTGMYMHSIFQDHEYTAIPVNEALREGLRLKDIEGLRIILKSYPPALTQHADLSSFKRLIRAIEIAEYLSHHDLITVKRPLIRPFVVGLTSDVTLRRKKILRRMEARLEEGMIEEVKGLIEKGVNPEVLTFYGLEYKFIVAYLSGYLDNEELKLQLGTAICQFAKRQMTFFRKMEKDGVAIHWFDTDQDSDRLFKQVMEAYIHWKAS